The Gossypium raimondii isolate GPD5lz chromosome 2, ASM2569854v1, whole genome shotgun sequence genome segment taaattaataattttgaaaatatttggttAAGCTTATACAGTCTTTGTGGAGACGGTAActtattttacttacttattacttgaacgactgtgtacacttgcacaaactccgttacaagtttttggcgccgggGACTGTTgccttaatcatttttttctgtgaaattatttttacaatttggtttttatttttatttatttaatttttttaacattactaatttattctttattttttattctttatgccttctttttttattaatttatagaaAAGTAGGTGCTGAAAATTTTGATGAGGTAAACCCTAAACTAGGGAATTCTGAAAAGCTAACACCTACTTTTGCAGATTTTCCTTCTCAGAAAAGTTTTCCATATCAACCTAGAGTTTCATATCCTTAAAGACTTCAGCAGAATAAGCAGAAACAAGAGGTacaattcaagaattttttggATGTTTTAAAGCAATTAAACATCAACATTCcattggtggaggctttagagaAAATTCCCAACTATATGAAGTTGGTAAAGGATATTTTGTCTAAGAAGAAATGACTTAATGACTATGAAACTTTCGCTTTGATGAAGGAATGTAGTGCGTTCTCATAGAACAAACTACCTCTGAAACTGAAGGACCTtagaagctttactataccttgCAACATTGGTGAATCATATTGAAGTAAAGCTTTGTACGACCTTAGAGCAAGCATCAACATGATGcctgaatctattttcaagctattgggaataggtgaagtaagacccacTACTGTGACACTTCAACTAGCGGATCGATTGTTAGCATATCCCAAGGGAAAGATCGAGGATATTTTGGtaagagttgataaatttatttttcctgctgaaTTTATTATATTGGAATTTGAAGCAGATAAGGAAGTTTCGATCATCTTGGGGAGAACTTTTCTAGCCACGGGAAGAACGTTGATAGATGTGAAAAAAGGTGAACTCACAATGCGAGTTCAAGACGATAAATTAATGTTTAACATTCTGAAGGCCATGAAATTTCCTGATCCGATGGAGGATTGTTCAGTAATGGAGGAATTAGAAGCCTTAGTTTGTTTAGAAAGAAATTCTAAAGAAGACCCGTTGGAGAACACTTTAGGGTCTATACCATTCGAAGATGAAAAAAGTGATGAAGgtatggctttgatggaagccaatccgaGGAGTTATGATCAACCATTGTGGTTCGAACACTAGAGCTGGGAGTTTGGAAATTTACACAACCAAAGTTGTCAATCGAAGAATCGCCTAAACTCGAACTCAAGGTACTTCCGTCCCATTTAATATACGTTTATCTTGGTAATAGTTCTACTTTAGTTGTGATTGTTTCAGCTGACTTGACAGATCATCAAGAGGAGCAATTGATTactgttttaaagaaatttaaaaaggcaattggttggaccatagctgacaTATGACGTATAATTCTTTCTTTCtgtatgcataaaattattttagaggaatgtgaaaaaggtaaaatttatgGGCACAGGAGACTTAACCCTACCATGAAAGAAGTAGTATAGAATGAGGTGATTAAATAGTTAGATGCGGGAATTATCTACCCCATCTCATATAGTTTTTGGGTAAGTCCAGTACAATGTCTACCAAAGAAAGGTGGGATCATGATTGTCAAAAATGAACATAACGAGTTACTCCCAACGAGAACTTTCACGGGTTGGAGAATCTATATTGACTACAGAAAAGTGAACAAATCCACTCGTAAGGATCTTTTTCGTTTCCTTTtatggatcaaatgttagatcgACTGACAAGTaacgaattttattactttttagatGGATATTCGGGAtacaaccaaatagttgtagccctgGAAGACCAACATAAAACTACTTTTACTTGTCCGTACGGTACAtttgcttttaggcgaatgccttttgACTTATGTACTGCACCTGCCATATTCCAACAGTGTATGATGGCAATTTTcactgatatggttgaaaattatgTTTAGGTTTTCATAGaggatttttctgtttttttgtaACACTTACGATGtttatttgagtaatttggctaaggtactaaAAAGATGCAATGAGAcaaatcttgtccttaattgggagAAATGTCACTTTATGGTTAAGGAGGGAATTGTCTTAAGACATAAGATTTCCAAAAACGAGATTGAAGTGGATAAAGCATAggtggacgtaattgaaagattaccacCACCAGTTAGTGTGAAaggagttagaagtttcttaAGCCATGCTGGTTTTTATCGTAGATTTATTaaggatttttcaaaattttctaaacctTTGTATATGCTTTTAGAAAAAactattgttttttattttaacaaagcatgtttagaagcttttgaagaaTTCAAAAATTGGTTAATTTCAACCCCAATAATTattacacctgattggaactcaccttttgagttgctgttggagctgtgatgggtcaaaaAAGGAACAAAGTCTTTCCTcctatttactatgcaagtaaAAATTTGACAAGATCCCAAATTAATTATACGATAATTGAAAAAGAGCTCATTgatattgtttttgcttttgacaagtttcgttcatatcttataggtaccaaagttacagtgTTTACTGATCATGCTGTCATTAAGTGCTTACTCATGAAGAAATATACTAAACTGAGGCTAATTCGTTTGATACTTTTATTCCAAGagtttgaccttgagatccaagacagaaaaggtgttgaaaatcaagtagctaATCATTTGTCGAGGTTGGAACACAATGAGGT includes the following:
- the LOC105789517 gene encoding uncharacterized protein LOC105789517; its protein translation is MMPESIFKLLGIGEVRPTTVTLQLADRLLAYPKGKIEDILVRVDKFIFPAEFIILEFEADKEVSIILGRTFLATGRTLIDVKKGELTMRVQDDKLMFNILKAMKFPDPMEDCSVMEELEALVCLERNSKEDPLENTLGSIPFEDEKSDEADLTDHQEEQLITVLKKFKKAIGWTIADI